One genomic region from Arthrobacter sp. YN encodes:
- a CDS encoding sulfatase family protein gives MRNILLIHCHDLGRFLGTYGVETVSTPHLDALADESVLFEQAFATAPHCSPARASLFTGTYPQTNGVLGLTHEPFGWDLKEPKDHIAYRLKSVGYQTGLVGVHHESRVLADDVVAGRLGFDHARTGGARDVVVDRATDALRRMSGSDRPFYLQVGFTEPHRVPSARDRPGVMGFLADGVEPDVSLGHSVPAHLVDDDGAREEIAELQGAVKHMDEGVGSILAELDSLGLRDQTLVLFTTDHGLALPRAKCTLYDAGLGVALMLRHPGNPAWSGRRVSDIVSHVDVLPTLLDLAGLPTLDGLAGTTLRPAVEAGGATRTHCFSQLSYHTYYDPKRSVRTPTHKLIVNFSNAPRAMDPTQSWIHRSLPADLGGPTIGTSPATELYDLTTDPEELDNIAGHPEQSEILRDLSAALFDWMRECGDPLLTAPVAASRHLLALSAIQEATLTRK, from the coding sequence ATGCGCAACATCCTCTTGATCCACTGCCACGACCTCGGCCGTTTTCTGGGCACGTACGGAGTGGAAACGGTCTCAACCCCGCACTTGGACGCCCTGGCCGATGAGTCCGTGCTCTTCGAGCAAGCCTTCGCAACCGCTCCCCATTGCAGCCCGGCCCGGGCCTCCTTGTTCACCGGTACGTATCCCCAGACCAATGGTGTCCTCGGGCTGACGCACGAGCCCTTCGGCTGGGACCTCAAAGAGCCGAAAGACCACATCGCCTACAGGCTGAAGTCCGTCGGCTATCAAACCGGGCTCGTCGGCGTGCACCACGAATCGCGGGTCTTGGCCGACGACGTGGTGGCCGGCAGGCTCGGTTTCGACCACGCCCGTACGGGAGGTGCACGGGACGTCGTCGTGGATCGCGCCACTGACGCGCTGCGTCGGATGTCCGGCAGCGACCGGCCCTTCTACCTGCAGGTCGGCTTCACCGAGCCGCACCGGGTGCCCTCCGCAAGGGACCGCCCCGGGGTGATGGGGTTCCTGGCCGATGGCGTCGAACCGGACGTCTCCTTGGGGCATTCCGTTCCGGCCCATTTGGTGGACGACGACGGTGCCCGCGAGGAAATCGCCGAGCTCCAGGGCGCGGTCAAACACATGGATGAAGGCGTCGGCAGCATCCTGGCGGAACTCGATTCGCTGGGCCTCCGCGACCAGACGCTGGTGCTGTTCACCACCGACCACGGGCTTGCGCTGCCCCGCGCCAAATGCACCCTGTACGACGCCGGACTCGGCGTTGCGCTGATGCTTCGCCATCCCGGCAACCCGGCGTGGTCCGGGAGGCGCGTGTCGGACATCGTCAGTCACGTGGATGTCCTGCCCACCTTGCTTGACCTGGCAGGACTGCCGACTCTCGACGGCCTCGCCGGAACAACTCTGCGGCCCGCCGTCGAAGCAGGCGGGGCCACGCGAACCCACTGTTTCAGCCAGCTGAGCTACCACACGTACTACGACCCCAAACGATCAGTGCGGACACCCACCCACAAACTGATCGTCAACTTTTCCAACGCACCACGCGCCATGGATCCCACACAATCCTGGATCCACCGCAGCCTGCCGGCGGACCTTGGCGGGCCCACCATCGGCACCAGCCCGGCGACGGAACTCTACGACCTCACCACAGACCCTGAGGAACTGGACAACATCGCCGGCCATCCGGAGCAGTCGGAAATCCTCAGGGATCTCTCCGCTGCCCTCTTCGACTGGATGCGGGAATGCGGCGACCCCCTCCTCACCGCCCCCGTAGCAGCCAGCCGCCACCTGCTCGCGCTCAGCGCGATCCAAGAAGCCACCCTCACCCGAAAGTAG
- a CDS encoding extracellular solute-binding protein: MFIQKMHRTALATAAVVTAAMALTACGSAGSTTSDGGQPTGKVTLWMYPVIKDETASKKFWQDTEASFEKSNPGIDLTIELQTFDKRDAQISAALAAGSGPDVVLITPDQAATYRNVRGLLPVDKAVEQDKDSFYPGTLEAATFDDEVFGVPLFQNINTTAYNTKIFADAGVPLPRTWDDLRSAAPVLAKKGIAVMDYAGTPEQTLNLSFYPLLWQAGGTVFTEDAKDIAFDSEAGVSALQLLIDLKKLGGLPADAATDGPKVEGAPIATGKAAMRATTSLPELKQMRAALGAENVALGAPLTGKVQATYGNPGLLALTSINKKENREAAYKVMSYLSSAESQKALNTAAGNLPTRTDAAALGTDADSLAMAEALKSANPGEPSPVARQVMGALAPNIQAALRGDVSAKEALDRAAKEARGILQRSAS, encoded by the coding sequence ATGTTCATTCAAAAGATGCACCGCACCGCATTGGCGACAGCCGCCGTCGTCACCGCCGCCATGGCGCTCACCGCCTGCGGTTCCGCCGGTTCTACAACGTCCGACGGCGGCCAGCCCACCGGCAAGGTGACGCTGTGGATGTACCCCGTCATCAAGGACGAGACCGCCAGCAAGAAGTTCTGGCAGGACACCGAGGCCAGCTTCGAGAAGTCCAACCCGGGCATCGACCTGACCATCGAACTCCAGACGTTCGACAAGCGGGACGCCCAGATCTCGGCGGCGTTGGCCGCAGGCTCGGGACCCGACGTCGTGCTCATTACGCCCGACCAAGCCGCCACCTACCGTAACGTTCGTGGACTGCTGCCGGTGGACAAAGCCGTTGAGCAGGACAAGGACAGCTTCTACCCCGGAACGTTGGAAGCAGCGACATTCGACGATGAAGTGTTCGGCGTACCACTGTTCCAGAACATCAACACAACTGCATACAACACCAAGATCTTCGCGGACGCAGGGGTGCCGCTGCCCAGGACCTGGGACGATCTCCGCAGTGCGGCGCCGGTTCTGGCCAAGAAGGGAATCGCCGTGATGGACTACGCCGGCACTCCTGAACAGACGTTGAACTTGTCCTTCTATCCCCTCTTGTGGCAGGCAGGAGGAACAGTCTTCACCGAGGACGCCAAGGACATCGCCTTCGACTCCGAGGCCGGCGTCTCCGCGTTGCAGTTGCTGATCGACTTGAAGAAGCTCGGCGGACTTCCCGCCGATGCCGCCACCGACGGCCCAAAGGTTGAAGGTGCGCCGATCGCCACCGGTAAGGCAGCAATGCGGGCCACCACGTCACTGCCGGAACTGAAGCAGATGCGCGCCGCCCTGGGTGCCGAAAACGTTGCCTTGGGTGCTCCTTTGACGGGCAAGGTCCAGGCGACGTACGGAAACCCCGGTTTGCTGGCGCTGACTTCCATCAATAAAAAGGAAAACCGCGAAGCTGCCTACAAGGTCATGAGCTACCTGAGTTCGGCTGAGTCCCAGAAGGCCCTCAACACCGCTGCCGGCAACCTGCCGACGCGGACAGATGCCGCCGCCCTGGGCACGGATGCCGATTCCCTGGCCATGGCCGAGGCCCTGAAGTCCGCCAACCCCGGCGAACCGTCCCCGGTTGCACGCCAGGTCATGGGTGCCCTCGCACCGAACATCCAAGCTGCCCTCCGCGGCGATGTCAGCGCCAAGGAAGCCCTTGACCGTGCTGCCAAAGAAGCCCGCGGCATCCTGCAGCGCTCGGCATCCTGA
- a CDS encoding carbohydrate ABC transporter permease → MSVNTRTRTTLAGRHPELTASPLKPFGAKKARSREALAGILFVLPTLVIFGLFKFLPIFGAGAMSLTEYSLNGDFEFLGADNYTRLAADPNFWQSLKVTLLYVAIFVPFIIAVSLAGAVLLDKLVRFTGTFRALLFIPYLSSFVMAGIIWTWIFSTDGPLNAALVGLGMGPVPFTSGPQLLVLLSLAVVSVWKGFGYSMLIFLAGLKAQPAEVHEAARIDGAGAWKSFWYVTLPLLKPVVFFVLVIETIVGFQVFDTIYVMTGGGPARASHSLIYFLFDEGFKFFDFGYASAIGVVLFVIVLILSLIQQRFFEGKDSK, encoded by the coding sequence ATGTCTGTAAACACCCGCACCAGAACCACGCTGGCCGGCCGACATCCCGAGTTGACGGCGTCACCGCTCAAGCCTTTTGGGGCCAAGAAAGCCCGTAGCCGCGAGGCACTGGCCGGCATCCTCTTCGTCCTGCCCACCTTGGTCATTTTCGGCCTCTTCAAGTTCCTCCCCATCTTCGGGGCCGGTGCCATGAGCCTGACCGAGTACAGCCTCAACGGCGACTTCGAATTCCTGGGCGCAGACAACTACACCCGATTGGCTGCTGATCCCAACTTCTGGCAAAGCCTCAAGGTGACGCTCCTGTACGTGGCGATCTTCGTCCCGTTCATCATCGCCGTATCGCTGGCCGGCGCCGTCCTCCTGGACAAACTGGTCAGGTTCACCGGGACTTTCCGGGCCCTGCTGTTCATCCCCTACCTCAGCTCATTCGTCATGGCCGGCATCATCTGGACGTGGATCTTCTCCACGGATGGTCCGCTGAATGCAGCATTGGTTGGCCTGGGCATGGGGCCCGTCCCCTTCACCTCCGGGCCCCAACTGCTGGTCCTGCTCTCCCTGGCCGTGGTGTCCGTATGGAAAGGCTTCGGCTACTCCATGCTGATCTTCCTGGCCGGGCTCAAAGCACAACCGGCCGAAGTCCACGAGGCTGCGCGTATTGACGGAGCCGGCGCCTGGAAATCGTTCTGGTACGTCACATTGCCCCTGCTGAAGCCCGTGGTGTTCTTTGTCCTGGTCATCGAGACGATCGTCGGATTCCAGGTCTTCGACACCATCTACGTCATGACCGGAGGCGGACCCGCCCGGGCCAGCCACAGCCTCATCTACTTCCTGTTCGATGAAGGATTCAAGTTCTTCGACTTCGGCTATGCCTCGGCCATTGGCGTGGTGCTGTTCGTCATCGTGCTCATCCTCTCGCTCATCCAGCAGCGCTTCTTCGAAGGTAAGGACTCCAAGTGA
- a CDS encoding carbohydrate ABC transporter permease, translating into MTATVSTPDVGQRPAGRSTQRNPRRSTEKRRQRTLTWVLAVISLFTVAPLIAVAVLALSPEDAPTLPYALPSSLTLDNIVRIFNVGEFPLWLWNSFLYSAVSVVVVLLTASMAAYALARKRFPGRNALLWAIIATMMVPVQATLIPTFILISKMGGVNTLWGLILPTLANAQAIFLIRQFVRDMPEELFDAARIDGAGEWRTFWQIVLPLIRPVLATLAIFVFLWHWNDLLWPLVVGQSDTARTLTVGLATLNTETASTSNVMAATLVSFIPCLVIFALLQKHIVASITHSGVKG; encoded by the coding sequence GTGACTGCCACCGTTTCCACTCCAGATGTTGGCCAACGCCCCGCCGGACGCAGCACCCAGCGAAACCCCCGCCGCAGCACCGAAAAGCGCCGCCAACGCACCCTGACCTGGGTGCTTGCGGTAATCTCGCTCTTCACGGTGGCGCCCCTGATTGCCGTTGCCGTGCTGGCACTCTCCCCTGAGGATGCCCCCACGCTCCCCTACGCTCTGCCGTCGTCTCTGACGTTGGACAACATCGTCCGCATCTTCAACGTGGGTGAATTCCCGCTCTGGCTCTGGAACTCATTCCTGTACTCGGCGGTGTCCGTGGTAGTTGTCCTGCTGACAGCTTCCATGGCCGCCTACGCCTTGGCCCGCAAGAGATTCCCGGGACGGAACGCGCTGCTGTGGGCCATCATCGCCACCATGATGGTGCCCGTCCAGGCCACGCTGATCCCCACCTTCATCCTCATCTCCAAGATGGGCGGCGTGAACACGTTGTGGGGCCTGATCCTGCCCACTTTGGCCAACGCACAGGCGATCTTCCTGATCCGCCAGTTCGTCCGGGACATGCCGGAGGAACTGTTCGACGCCGCCCGCATCGACGGTGCCGGCGAATGGCGGACTTTCTGGCAGATCGTGCTCCCCCTGATCCGTCCCGTCCTGGCAACCCTGGCCATCTTCGTCTTCCTCTGGCATTGGAACGACCTCCTTTGGCCGCTGGTGGTGGGCCAATCGGACACTGCCCGGACACTCACCGTCGGCCTGGCAACGTTGAACACCGAGACAGCCTCCACCTCCAACGTCATGGCCGCAACGCTGGTCAGCTTCATCCCATGCCTGGTGATTTTCGCCCTCCTGCAGAAACACATCGTCGCCAGCATTACGCATAGCGGTGTGAAGGGATGA
- a CDS encoding Gfo/Idh/MocA family protein, with translation MTPTAPIRFGLIGVDSPHAPSFTRLFGNGSDGVVPGGTVTHAWKGESASDFPLSRDRIDSFADEVSELGVIMCDSPEEVAEACDALLIVSSDARTHPRYFERVVRFGKPVYVDTRFAPTLAEARTMLAQAQASGTLVLAGSPKRFTPEFQAALTGGPYHSVSLDGPLPTQPGHPGLAWYGVHLVDLAVAALGAGPGTVTVDAGSPGPAEGATTVTVRWGDGREVSMKGEADWSPFTMGRIESEGGCSEFSIEAGPPMLVGLLEGIVNSIRSGTPNVPLREILSIVAIVEAANKSLKAGGPVPLSPN, from the coding sequence ATGACGCCGACTGCGCCTATCCGTTTCGGCCTCATCGGCGTCGACTCCCCGCACGCGCCGTCGTTTACCCGCCTCTTCGGCAATGGTTCCGACGGCGTGGTCCCCGGCGGCACGGTGACGCACGCCTGGAAGGGGGAATCGGCGTCGGACTTTCCGTTGAGCCGCGACCGGATCGACAGCTTTGCCGACGAGGTGAGCGAGTTGGGGGTCATCATGTGCGATTCGCCGGAAGAGGTGGCCGAGGCCTGCGATGCCCTGCTGATTGTGTCCTCGGATGCGCGGACGCACCCACGATACTTTGAGCGTGTGGTGCGATTCGGCAAGCCGGTCTATGTGGACACGCGGTTCGCCCCCACCCTGGCAGAGGCCCGGACCATGCTCGCCCAGGCGCAGGCCTCCGGGACTTTGGTCCTGGCCGGCTCCCCCAAGCGGTTCACCCCGGAGTTCCAAGCCGCGCTGACCGGAGGGCCGTACCACTCTGTCTCCTTGGACGGCCCCCTCCCCACCCAGCCCGGCCACCCGGGCCTGGCCTGGTACGGCGTGCATTTGGTGGACCTCGCAGTGGCCGCGCTCGGTGCCGGTCCGGGGACGGTAACGGTCGACGCCGGGAGTCCGGGTCCCGCGGAAGGCGCCACCACGGTGACGGTGCGGTGGGGAGACGGCCGCGAGGTCTCCATGAAGGGCGAAGCGGACTGGAGTCCGTTCACTATGGGGCGCATCGAATCCGAGGGCGGCTGTTCCGAGTTCTCGATCGAAGCCGGCCCGCCCATGCTGGTGGGCCTCTTGGAAGGGATCGTAAACTCCATCCGCAGCGGGACACCAAACGTACCGCTGCGGGAGATCCTCAGCATTGTCGCGATCGTGGAAGCCGCCAACAAGAGCCTGAAAGCCGGCGGCCCCGTCCCCCTCTCACCCAACTAA
- a CDS encoding ROK family protein — protein MTLSSTPVLPVPRTPGPSSARTVRIGVDIGGTKIEAVAIDQDCTVLHTVRRPTGFGNEALLSSLFGVLEELRGAETLANCTVSGLGIGIPGTVNTETGYVANAVNVGVAGLDLGSLMEAEQGLPVAMENDVNAAAIGAHYLLADGDATGSSAYLNLGTGLAAGYVSNGVVVRGTSGAAGEIGHLPLGLQGEGCPCGQKGCLELVASGSGIARQWKGPGQWPAVSLFEAALDGDPVAKVVQQRFFEGVATAIRILGLTYDPSAIYVGGGLNALGEPLLSGIQRELARFSAPSPFLSGLALGNRVQLVPPGLSIGSVGAAIAAD, from the coding sequence ATGACACTGAGCTCCACTCCCGTTTTGCCTGTGCCGCGTACACCCGGCCCCTCCTCCGCGCGCACGGTGAGGATCGGCGTCGATATCGGCGGCACCAAGATTGAAGCGGTAGCCATCGATCAGGACTGCACCGTCCTGCACACCGTCCGCCGTCCCACCGGGTTCGGGAATGAAGCGCTGCTCAGCTCGCTCTTCGGCGTCCTCGAAGAGCTGCGCGGCGCTGAAACTCTGGCGAACTGCACTGTGTCCGGACTGGGCATCGGAATTCCCGGAACGGTTAATACGGAGACCGGGTACGTAGCCAATGCCGTAAATGTTGGCGTTGCCGGTTTGGACCTCGGCAGCCTGATGGAGGCAGAGCAGGGACTGCCGGTAGCGATGGAGAACGACGTCAATGCCGCCGCCATCGGAGCCCACTACTTGCTGGCCGACGGCGACGCCACCGGGTCCAGCGCCTACCTCAATCTCGGCACCGGGCTGGCGGCGGGCTACGTCAGCAACGGCGTCGTGGTCCGTGGCACGTCCGGTGCTGCGGGCGAAATCGGACACCTCCCCCTCGGGCTGCAGGGCGAAGGATGTCCCTGCGGCCAAAAGGGCTGTTTGGAGCTCGTCGCTTCGGGGTCAGGCATTGCCCGACAGTGGAAAGGCCCCGGACAGTGGCCCGCCGTCTCACTTTTTGAGGCAGCGCTCGACGGCGATCCTGTCGCCAAAGTTGTTCAGCAGCGGTTCTTTGAAGGTGTTGCCACAGCCATCCGAATCCTTGGACTGACCTACGACCCCTCCGCCATCTACGTTGGCGGCGGCCTGAACGCCCTCGGAGAGCCACTTCTCAGCGGTATCCAACGGGAACTCGCCCGGTTCAGCGCTCCCTCCCCCTTCCTTTCCGGCCTGGCGCTTGGGAACCGTGTCCAGTTGGTTCCGCCGGGGCTCTCCATTGGCTCTGTCGGTGCGGCGATCGCTGCCGACTAA
- a CDS encoding glucosamine-6-phosphate deaminase, giving the protein MAEVIIVRDPTKAGSVAASIFAQQILDNPATVLGLATGSTPLTTYAALAAAVAEGAIDVSGVRGFALDEYLGVPPEHPESYRSVITREVVEPLGLNPDQVWTPRGTGPDITQAGAEYEALIAETGGVDIQILGIGSNGHVGFNEPGSSLASSTRIKALAEQTRKDNARFFSSPEEVPTHCITQGLGTILRARQLVLLAFGANKAQAVATALEGPVSSAVPGSVIQQHARATVIIDEAAAAGLAHAEYYRHAWRSAQELHEVDF; this is encoded by the coding sequence ATGGCAGAAGTCATCATTGTCCGCGACCCCACCAAGGCCGGAAGCGTCGCGGCATCCATCTTTGCGCAGCAGATCCTGGACAACCCGGCCACCGTGCTGGGGCTGGCCACAGGTTCAACCCCGCTGACCACGTACGCGGCATTGGCTGCCGCGGTCGCGGAGGGAGCCATCGACGTCTCCGGAGTACGGGGCTTCGCCTTGGACGAGTACCTCGGCGTCCCACCGGAGCACCCGGAGAGCTACCGCTCGGTGATCACCCGCGAGGTAGTGGAACCTTTGGGCCTCAATCCGGACCAAGTGTGGACGCCGCGGGGCACCGGCCCCGACATCACCCAAGCCGGGGCAGAGTATGAAGCCCTGATCGCCGAGACGGGTGGAGTCGACATCCAGATCCTGGGCATCGGGTCCAACGGGCATGTGGGGTTCAACGAGCCCGGGTCCTCCCTGGCATCGTCCACCCGCATCAAGGCCCTGGCCGAACAAACGCGGAAGGACAACGCACGGTTCTTCAGCTCTCCGGAAGAGGTCCCTACCCACTGCATCACCCAGGGCCTTGGGACCATCCTCCGGGCCAGGCAGTTGGTCCTGTTGGCCTTTGGAGCAAACAAGGCGCAGGCCGTTGCAACTGCGTTGGAGGGGCCGGTCTCTTCCGCCGTGCCGGGCTCGGTGATCCAGCAGCATGCGCGGGCCACGGTGATCATCGACGAAGCAGCTGCCGCGGGCTTGGCACATGCCGAGTACTACCGGCACGCCTGGCGGTCGGCGCAGGAACTGCATGAAGTAGATTTCTAA
- a CDS encoding CPBP family intramembrane glutamic endopeptidase, whose product MDQTVHSSRWKAFWDKGGWWRAILLTVLYMVIYLGAGLVIGTVAGDEVVAEDIFRTPQSVFVGLTLSLIVGSVALAAFVYSVKWFKPLFAPQPVKGSWWMWAAPFFLLAAIVLRFLGINYSSYQASVVVITLLTGLLIGFAEEILTRGIVVKMLRDSGKSEWVVMVLSSLVFALMHSANALSGMPILTVLLTIVFTFGFGICMYLTLRVTGNLIWPMVLHALYDPTLFLSTGGIDQAATGPQSPLLLLAGPANMIYMLIAVIALIVVRGRVQRSPLSEPALH is encoded by the coding sequence GTGGACCAGACCGTCCATTCATCGCGTTGGAAAGCATTCTGGGACAAGGGTGGATGGTGGCGGGCCATCCTGCTGACCGTGCTCTATATGGTGATCTACCTTGGCGCCGGACTGGTCATCGGGACCGTTGCGGGCGACGAGGTGGTGGCTGAGGACATCTTCCGCACGCCTCAGAGCGTCTTCGTCGGCCTGACGCTGTCGCTGATTGTTGGCAGCGTGGCCTTGGCTGCCTTTGTGTACTCCGTGAAGTGGTTCAAGCCGCTGTTCGCTCCGCAACCTGTCAAGGGGAGCTGGTGGATGTGGGCAGCTCCGTTCTTCCTGCTGGCCGCGATCGTGCTGCGCTTCCTGGGCATCAACTACAGCAGCTACCAGGCCTCCGTTGTGGTGATTACGCTGCTCACGGGCTTACTGATCGGTTTTGCCGAAGAGATCCTGACCCGCGGAATTGTGGTGAAGATGCTGCGCGACTCTGGAAAGTCCGAGTGGGTGGTCATGGTGCTGTCCTCCCTGGTGTTTGCCCTGATGCACTCTGCCAACGCCCTGTCTGGAATGCCGATCCTCACCGTGCTGCTGACCATCGTGTTCACGTTCGGCTTCGGCATCTGCATGTACCTGACCCTCCGGGTCACGGGCAACCTCATCTGGCCCATGGTTCTGCACGCCCTCTACGACCCCACGCTCTTCCTGTCCACGGGCGGCATCGACCAAGCCGCCACGGGTCCGCAGAGCCCACTGCTGTTGCTGGCCGGGCCGGCCAACATGATCTACATGCTGATCGCCGTTATCGCCCTGATTGTGGTTCGGGGACGGGTGCAGCGCTCACCGCTCAGCGAACCAGCGCTCCACTAG
- a CDS encoding helix-turn-helix domain-containing protein, whose product MERSNGLSTAEAADRLGITQVSVRQLVESGRLTVVGRVGRSILLDRASLERLSAVGTRRGRAWTAKTAWAALALLSGQNPTWISSSEKSRLKSRLRQLDAAAVCTLARHKDRISRYRATRDALDRLSHYLIASGATAMRDESTAETFGLTGGSGIAEGYVMAGDAKALADSLGLVEDPSGSAIIHEVELEEPFAEGRAPVAAIAVDLMGSLATRERSAGQRVIEELLHV is encoded by the coding sequence ATGGAACGAAGCAATGGACTCTCCACGGCAGAGGCAGCGGACCGTCTGGGCATAACCCAGGTATCGGTGCGCCAGCTCGTGGAATCCGGACGGCTCACTGTCGTTGGGCGAGTCGGCCGCTCCATCCTCCTCGACAGGGCCTCCCTCGAACGGCTTTCCGCAGTCGGCACCCGCCGAGGCCGGGCATGGACAGCTAAGACAGCCTGGGCAGCGCTGGCACTGTTGTCCGGGCAGAACCCCACGTGGATCTCATCGTCGGAAAAGTCACGGCTCAAAAGCAGACTGCGGCAGCTCGACGCAGCAGCTGTCTGCACCCTCGCCAGGCATAAGGATCGCATTTCCCGATACAGGGCGACGCGGGATGCCTTGGATCGCCTCAGCCATTACTTGATCGCCAGCGGGGCCACCGCCATGCGCGACGAATCCACTGCCGAGACGTTCGGCCTGACCGGCGGAAGCGGTATCGCCGAAGGCTACGTCATGGCGGGGGACGCTAAGGCGCTGGCTGATTCATTGGGCCTAGTCGAGGACCCGTCGGGTAGCGCCATCATCCATGAGGTCGAGCTGGAAGAGCCGTTCGCCGAAGGCCGGGCACCCGTCGCCGCCATCGCCGTGGACCTGATGGGGTCACTGGCCACCCGGGAACGCAGCGCCGGCCAGCGCGTCATCGAGGAGTTGCTGCATGTCTGA
- a CDS encoding substrate-binding domain-containing protein, producing MLSGERHEKILRELELRGTLTVNEFAEKSGQSTMTIRRDLTQLAAQGLLRRVHGGAVRMVVERPGDTVHRRPRQPLATLGLIVPTTGYYFPDVIRGAEAAANALNARLILGVSNYSTEDELRQLQRMVANSVDGILLATAGPLEPGSPTFELLSGLRIPVVLVERSSRVFESVMSDHSYGAELAIEHLASLGHRRIGLAIATSPTAPWLRESHERMVAKLGLDNDAPVMEYVRSVVGAGNNQKEFARFLRDCRRTDTHAVLVLPDEEAITLINLAEESGVDVPEDLAIVAYDDEVADLAPVPLTSIAPPKRDVGYAAVTMCMERLAGKTGSAVSPALRRVSLAPKLIIRESTVMGEDAE from the coding sequence ATGCTTAGCGGGGAACGCCACGAGAAAATACTCCGTGAGTTGGAGCTGCGCGGGACCCTGACTGTGAACGAATTTGCCGAAAAGAGCGGCCAGTCCACCATGACCATCCGCCGGGACCTGACGCAGCTTGCTGCTCAGGGCCTGCTGCGCCGGGTCCATGGGGGCGCGGTCCGCATGGTGGTAGAGCGCCCTGGCGACACCGTCCACAGGCGGCCGCGCCAGCCGTTGGCCACCCTGGGGCTCATTGTCCCGACCACCGGCTACTACTTTCCGGATGTCATCCGCGGCGCTGAAGCTGCAGCCAATGCGTTGAACGCCCGCCTCATCCTCGGCGTCAGCAACTACTCCACCGAGGATGAGCTCCGCCAACTCCAGCGCATGGTGGCCAACTCCGTGGATGGGATCCTCCTGGCGACAGCCGGCCCCCTTGAACCCGGGTCGCCCACTTTTGAGTTGCTGTCCGGTCTGCGGATCCCCGTGGTACTTGTGGAACGGTCAAGCCGGGTGTTCGAATCCGTGATGTCCGATCACAGTTACGGCGCAGAGTTGGCCATCGAGCACCTCGCTTCACTGGGCCACCGCAGGATAGGGCTTGCCATCGCTACCAGTCCTACGGCCCCTTGGCTCCGTGAAAGCCACGAGCGCATGGTGGCCAAGCTCGGCCTTGACAATGATGCCCCCGTCATGGAGTACGTCCGGTCCGTGGTGGGTGCAGGCAACAACCAGAAGGAGTTTGCCAGATTCCTGAGGGATTGCCGCCGGACCGATACCCATGCAGTCCTGGTCCTTCCGGATGAGGAAGCCATCACGCTGATCAACCTCGCCGAGGAGTCCGGCGTCGACGTCCCGGAGGACCTGGCGATCGTCGCCTATGACGACGAAGTGGCCGACCTCGCCCCCGTGCCCCTGACCTCCATCGCCCCGCCAAAGCGCGACGTCGGATACGCGGCGGTGACCATGTGCATGGAACGCCTTGCGGGAAAGACAGGCTCGGCGGTGTCGCCTGCACTCCGCCGCGTGAGCCTGGCCCCGAAGCTCATCATCCGGGAGTCCACGGTGATGGGGGAGGACGCGGAGTAG